Sequence from the Clostridium botulinum genome:
ATACCTGCTGCAACTTGGACTATATTTGAATCATCTGGAGCGTTACCTAATGCTACACAAGATCTTACTATAAGGATATTTACTGAATGGTTACTATCTACTGGATATGAGAATACTTGTGCATCGCAGTTAGAGATTTATCCTGAAGGTGATATATATTCTTCTGATTATAAATGTGAAATTTTGATTCCATTTAAAAAGTAAATTAAAAGAGTTACACTTAATTCATATTAAAAAATCCACGACAGAAATATCGTGGATTTTAATATTTAAAATATTTATAGGTTAACAAAAAAAAGTTTTATTTTAACAATGGCAGCATGGATACTCGTATATTGTTTCTTCCCACCATCCGAAAGCAACTATTACATTATCAAATTCAAGTGGTAGAAATCCTCCCAGATAAACTATAAGAGATTGTCCAGGTGAAATAATTATTTGTCCACCATCAATTACTAAAGTTGAATATGAAGAAACTATTCTACTAAATATATTTACACCATCTTGAGGTGGTTCAGTAACTGTAGTTAAATATTTAATTTCTCCTTCAGGAATTGGTTCTGGAATAATACCTAAGTTAGTGCAGCTAACTGAATCATTAACTATACCTTCGTTTAGGGTAGCTCTAAGGTAAAATTCAGCTGATAAATTAAGAGTTGAAATATTTGTTACAGTTATAGCATTTACATAAAGATCTACTTTTGAGTCAATAGGATTTACTAATGCAGCTAAGATATTTTGATTTTCACCAATTAATTTTGGTGTCTGACCAATAAAGTATTCTCCTTTTTTTGCTTGATATAATGGGTAAGGTATAGATACTTCCTGTTCAATTTTTTTATTAGGATAGTACATTCTAATCACCTACATTGAAAAAAATTATAGGAATATAATATTTCCTATATATATTATATTTACAATATATAAAACATGTGATGAATATTATATTTTCGTTATCAATTTGTAACTAATATGAAAAAAATATGTCCATAATAATGTTTTAAAATTTGATATAATAATGAATATAATAACTAAAATCAAGATATACGAATGAGAGGTAATTATGAACTTTAAAAAGCTTTTAACAATATTATTACTAGTAACTTTTATGTCAGCAACTGGATGTGCTAAAAGTAATATAATGAGTGGCAGTGCTAAAAGTTTTACTACTGAAATTCAATCTATGGATATAAAAGAAAATACCAATAAATCATATGAAGCAGAAGTTATAGATTTTGATTTAGGTGATGAATCATATATATCATCTTCAGCAAGAGAATTACCATATAAAATTAGAGGAACTATGTCAATTCCAAAAGGTGAGGGAAAATTCCCTATTGTATTAATAACTCATGGGTCACATGAAAATATGGATGAATCTAAGAGATTTGATAGTGGATTTGATTATTTGGTTAAAAGTTTAGCTGAAAATGGTTATATTGCTGTATCCATGGATATGAGTAAGGCTTATATTTGGAAGTATGGTGATAATGATGATAATGAAAAAACTATTGCTATGACTAATAAGCAAATTGAAAAATTAAAGTTAGCAAATGAAGGTAAAAATCAAGGGTATAAAGTTGATTTAACAAACAAAATAGATTTTGATAAATTATCATTAATGGGTCATTCAAGAGGTGGAGAAACTGTATTTGATATTGCTAATGATCAGATAAGTAAGGGACAAAATATTCAATCTGTTTTATCACTTGCACCAACAGCATTTTTTGATAGAGAATATGGAAATTATGATATTTCAGTATTAGTTCCAGAGTATGATGGAGATGTATCAACTTTAGATGGTTTTAAAATTTATGAAGAGATGAAAAGTAAAAATAGAGATAATTTAACTTCAATAACATTGTTGGAAAAAGCAAATCATAATTATTTCAATAAAAATATATTAATTAATGATGCTAAAATGAATAGGACAGAAGATGAACTTTCAAATCAACTATCTAGGGAAGATCAAGAAAAGTTCTTATCAAATTTTGCAGTAGATTTCTTTAATGCATCAATATCTAATAATATAGAAAACACAATGTATGATTTAAATTTACCACAAGTAAATAAAATGTATGGATATAATGTAAAAGTTCAAACTATTAATAATAAAGTTAATAATTTGATTGATGTAAAGAATACAGAAAACTTTTTAGGGGAAGGTGCTACAATAGAAAATACACAGGACTCATGGTTTTATGCTGATGATAAAGTAACGGTAGATACTGTTACTTTTGGGGATGATGCATATAAAATAAGACCCTTAATAAATATAAAATGGACTTCAATTGATGATAAAGTTAAGGTTTTACCTAAATCAACAGACTTCAGCAATAATAATAGTTTAGTATTTAATGTGGTTATAGATTCTTCAAATGAACTTAATGAAAAACATGTATCTCAACGTTTTAGTATAGAGATTAAAGATAAATCTGGAAATACTTCAAAAATAGTTTTACCAGAAAATTTATCAGCATTAGCATATACTCAAGGAAAAATTGATTCTACAAAAATCAATGGTGAAGATTTTAAATTTTGGACATCAATCACTCCAATTGGTCAGTTAAAATTACCATTAAGTGAATTTGAAAATATAGATTTAAAGAATATAGATTCAGTTTCATTAATATTTGATCAAACTAATAGTGGATCAATTTTAATAGATTCTATTGAATTACAATAATAAGGATTAGAAAAGTTTAAGTATATAGTTATAAATTAATTAAAGGAAAAGATACCATATAGAATTGACTTAAGAAAATTGTCTCTTCTATATGGCATTTTTTTTGTAAAAATTATAGCTTTTTTACATAGTAGATTTAATAGTATCATTTTAGAAGTAGGACATATTAACAAAGCATAAAAATCTAAATTATAACAAAAACTAATCTGAATTAGAATAGATAGTAGGAGCTGATGATATGGGTTATAGGTTAGAAGTAAATCAATTTAATGATTTACTTAAACTTTTAGAAAGTAAATATGAAATATGGGCACCAAAAAGATTTGTAGGTAAGGGTAATTTTGCAGATACAGATTATATTAGATACGATAAAGTTAATAATTTTGCAGATATAGAATTTAAAGAAAAATCTAATGCACCTGCAAAGGAAGTTGTATTTCCAATAACACAAACTACAATATATTTTAATGAAGATAATTTTTCAGTACCGAATAATAAAGAAAAAGATAAACTTGTTATAGCTAGAGCGTGTGATATAAATGGAATACATAGATTAGATACATTATATTACAAAAATGGAGAGCTTGATTTTTATTATAAAAGACTTAGAGATAAAATTAAGTTTATTATTTTAGAATGTCCTCACTCATATAGAAATTGTTTTTGTGTATCAATGGGCGGAAATAAAACAGATGATCATGTTATGGGTATGAAAGTGGATGAAAATAATATATTTATGGAAATAGAAGATGAAGAATTTGATAGTTATTTTGAAGAGATAGGTGCAAAAGAAGAGGAATATAGTTTTCATTATGTAGAACAAAACAATATAAAAGTTAATGTACCTCATGTAAAAGAAATTCCTAAGGATGTATTAACTGATGAGAGAATTTGGAATAGTTATGATAGATGTATCAAATGTGGACGTTGTAATTTAAATTGTGCTACTTGTACTTGTTTTACATCTTCAGACTTACATTATTCAGAAAATAAAAATGTAGGAGAAAGAAGACGTGTTTGGACCAGCTGTCATTTTGATAATTTTTCTCTTATGGCTGGAAATCATGCATTTAGATATGAGAATAGAGAACGAGGAAGATATCATGTATTACATAAAGTATATGATTTTAAAAAGAAATTTGGTGAAGGAAATATGTGCGTAGGGTGTGGAAGGTGTGAAGATACATGTCCACAATATATTTCATATATAAATACAGTTAACACTTTAACTAAGATATTAGAGGAAGAATATCCTGAAGTAGTAAAGGAGGCAAATAATTAAATGAATAACAATGTATTGCCACAATATTATGAAATTATAGAGGTAGTAGAACAAACACAAATCGAATTTATATTTAAGATAAAATTTGATAAAGTAGATGAAATTAATTATGGCCAATTTTTACAGGTATCAATTCCTAAAGTGGGAGAAGCACCTATATCAATAAGTGATTTTAATAAAGAAGAAGGATACATAGAACTTTTAATAAGAAAAGTAGGTAAGGTAACAGATTCGATTTTTAAATTAAAAAGTGGAGATAGGATAGGACTTAGAGGCCCATATGGAAATGGATTTCCTTTTGAAGAATATGATGGAAAAGATTTAATAATTATAGCAGGTGGTTCAGGAGTAGCACCTGTTAGATCAATGATTCAACATGTATATAGAAATATGAGTTTAGTTAAAAATATAGAATTATTATTTGGTTTTAAGGATACTAATTCAATTTTATTTAAAGGTGATCTAGATAAATGGAAAGAGCAGATGAATGTTGTTCTTACTTTAGATAAGGGAGAAGAAACTAATAATAATCATGTTGGACTTGTAACACAGCATTTAGATAAACTACAAACCCTACATAATAGATCACAAAAAAATAACTTAAATATTATAATAGTAGGTCCTCCAGCTATGATGAGATTTACTGCTATAGAAATTAAGAAATATGAAATACCTGATGAATGTATATGGTTAAGTTTTGAAAGGAACATGAGTTGTGCAGTTGGGAAATGTGGGCACTGTAGAATAAATGAAACGTATGTATGTCTTGAAGGTCCTATTTTTAGATATGATAAAGCAAAAAGTTTAATAGATTAAGGGGTGAGATATTGTGATAGGAAATTTAGATTTACAAGCACTTAGAAGAAATGAATATAGAGAGTCTAAAGTTAGAGGAAACTTCATGGTAAGTATAAGAATTCCAGGAAGTATATTTCCAGCAAATTTGTTACCAATAGTTCAAGAGATAGCTGAAAAATATGGTAGTGGTAAGATACATATGCAAACAAGACAAAAATTATCTATACCAGATATATCATATAAACATATTGATGAAGTAAATAAATTACTAGCACCAATAATAGAAGAATTAGAAGTAAAAACTTGTGGAATTGAACTGCCAGATATTCATGATGGATATGCGACTATAGGAGCAAGAAATATTATGAATTGTATAGGGAGTTATCATTGCATATTTGCTAATTCAGATACTATTTCACTTGCTAGAAAATTAGAAAAAGATATATATCCTAATGATTATCATATAAAAATAGCAGTATCAGGATGTCCAAATGATTGTTCTAAAGCTAATTTTACTGATTTAGGTATAATGGGAATCTCTAAAATAGATTTTGATTATGATAGATGTGTTGGTTGTGGAGCTTGTGTTAAAGAGTGCAAACAACATGTAACTTCTGCGCTTTATGGTAAGGATGGAAAAGCAGCAAAACAAATTGATAAATGTATTGGTTGTGGAGCTTGCGTTAAAGTATGTCCAACAATGGCTTGGTCAAGAAGTAATAAAAAATTTTATTGGGTTAAAATTGGTGGAAGAACAGGAAAACAAACTCCTAGAGCTGGGAAAACAATGTTTATGTGGATTACAGAAGAACCATTGCGTCAAATTGTAAAAAATATATTTAAATTTCAGGATTATGTTCTAAATGGAAAACCAGTATATCGTCATTTTGGACATTTAATTGATGAAGCATCATATAGAGTTTTTAGAGATTTTATATTAGGAAACAGCCCAGAGGCAGAAGGGTTACAAGTTCCTAAGGTTATATTAAATGAAGAGGCTTTAGTAGCAGATAGAATTTATTGGGCAGAAGATGAAACTGTAGCAAGAATTCATATGAGAAAATATTAATATGATAAAAATCATATTATTTCATAAAATTATATGATTCAATTGTATGAAACATTTAATCCAAAATTATATTTCTTAAATTTAATAAACATAAAAAGATAAATAGTCCTTGAACTTTGTGTAGTTCAAGGATTTTTAAAAATAGATTCTAATTTACAAAAAAACAAGTTCTTTCAGTTTTTTTTCATCTATAATTTTCACTTCTTTATAGCCTAAATA
This genomic interval carries:
- a CDS encoding GyrI-like domain-containing protein; protein product: MPAATWTIFESSGALPNATQDLTIRIFTEWLLSTGYENTCASQLEIYPEGDIYSSDYKCEILIPFKK
- a CDS encoding DUF6143 family protein, giving the protein MYYPNKKIEQEVSIPYPLYQAKKGEYFIGQTPKLIGENQNILAALVNPIDSKVDLYVNAITVTNISTLNLSAEFYLRATLNEGIVNDSVSCTNLGIIPEPIPEGEIKYLTTVTEPPQDGVNIFSRIVSSYSTLVIDGGQIIISPGQSLIVYLGGFLPLEFDNVIVAFGWWEETIYEYPCCHC
- a CDS encoding chlorophyllase/cutinase-like alpha/beta fold protein; translation: MNFKKLLTILLLVTFMSATGCAKSNIMSGSAKSFTTEIQSMDIKENTNKSYEAEVIDFDLGDESYISSSARELPYKIRGTMSIPKGEGKFPIVLITHGSHENMDESKRFDSGFDYLVKSLAENGYIAVSMDMSKAYIWKYGDNDDNEKTIAMTNKQIEKLKLANEGKNQGYKVDLTNKIDFDKLSLMGHSRGGETVFDIANDQISKGQNIQSVLSLAPTAFFDREYGNYDISVLVPEYDGDVSTLDGFKIYEEMKSKNRDNLTSITLLEKANHNYFNKNILINDAKMNRTEDELSNQLSREDQEKFLSNFAVDFFNASISNNIENTMYDLNLPQVNKMYGYNVKVQTINNKVNNLIDVKNTENFLGEGATIENTQDSWFYADDKVTVDTVTFGDDAYKIRPLINIKWTSIDDKVKVLPKSTDFSNNNSLVFNVVIDSSNELNEKHVSQRFSIEIKDKSGNTSKIVLPENLSALAYTQGKIDSTKINGEDFKFWTSITPIGQLKLPLSEFENIDLKNIDSVSLIFDQTNSGSILIDSIELQ
- the asrA gene encoding anaerobic sulfite reductase subunit AsrA, whose amino-acid sequence is MGYRLEVNQFNDLLKLLESKYEIWAPKRFVGKGNFADTDYIRYDKVNNFADIEFKEKSNAPAKEVVFPITQTTIYFNEDNFSVPNNKEKDKLVIARACDINGIHRLDTLYYKNGELDFYYKRLRDKIKFIILECPHSYRNCFCVSMGGNKTDDHVMGMKVDENNIFMEIEDEEFDSYFEEIGAKEEEYSFHYVEQNNIKVNVPHVKEIPKDVLTDERIWNSYDRCIKCGRCNLNCATCTCFTSSDLHYSENKNVGERRRVWTSCHFDNFSLMAGNHAFRYENRERGRYHVLHKVYDFKKKFGEGNMCVGCGRCEDTCPQYISYINTVNTLTKILEEEYPEVVKEANN
- the asrB gene encoding anaerobic sulfite reductase subunit AsrB, with the protein product MNNNVLPQYYEIIEVVEQTQIEFIFKIKFDKVDEINYGQFLQVSIPKVGEAPISISDFNKEEGYIELLIRKVGKVTDSIFKLKSGDRIGLRGPYGNGFPFEEYDGKDLIIIAGGSGVAPVRSMIQHVYRNMSLVKNIELLFGFKDTNSILFKGDLDKWKEQMNVVLTLDKGEETNNNHVGLVTQHLDKLQTLHNRSQKNNLNIIIVGPPAMMRFTAIEIKKYEIPDECIWLSFERNMSCAVGKCGHCRINETYVCLEGPIFRYDKAKSLID
- the asrC gene encoding sulfite reductase subunit C is translated as MIGNLDLQALRRNEYRESKVRGNFMVSIRIPGSIFPANLLPIVQEIAEKYGSGKIHMQTRQKLSIPDISYKHIDEVNKLLAPIIEELEVKTCGIELPDIHDGYATIGARNIMNCIGSYHCIFANSDTISLARKLEKDIYPNDYHIKIAVSGCPNDCSKANFTDLGIMGISKIDFDYDRCVGCGACVKECKQHVTSALYGKDGKAAKQIDKCIGCGACVKVCPTMAWSRSNKKFYWVKIGGRTGKQTPRAGKTMFMWITEEPLRQIVKNIFKFQDYVLNGKPVYRHFGHLIDEASYRVFRDFILGNSPEAEGLQVPKVILNEEALVADRIYWAEDETVARIHMRKY